The following are encoded in a window of Balaenoptera ricei isolate mBalRic1 chromosome 1, mBalRic1.hap2, whole genome shotgun sequence genomic DNA:
- the LMNA gene encoding lamin, producing METPSQRRATRSGAQAGSTPLSPTRITRLQEKEDLQELNDRLAVYIDRVRSLETENAGLRLRITESEEVVSREVSGIKAAYEAELGDARKTLDSVAKERARLQLELSKVREEFKELKARNTKKEGDLMAAQARLKDLEALLNSKEAALSTALSEKRTLEGELHDLRGQVAKLEAALGEAKKQLQDEMLRRVDAENRLQTLKEELDFQKNIYSEELRETKRRHETRLVEIDNGKQREFESRLADALQELRAQHEDQVEQYKKELEKTYSAKLDNARQSAERNSNLVGAAHEELQQSRVRIDSLSAQLSQLQKQLAAKEAKLRDLEDSLARERDTSRRLLADKEREMAEMRARMQQQLDEYQELLDIKLALDMEIHAYRKLLEGEEERLRLSPSPTSQRSRGRASSHSSQTQSGGSIAKKRKLESTESRSSFSQHARTSGRVAVEEVDEEGKFVRLRNKSNEDQSMGNWQIKRQNGDDPLLTYRFPPKFTLKAGQVVTIWAAGAGATHSPPTDLVWKAQNTWGCGSSLRTALINSTGEEVAMRKLVRSVTMVDDDEDEDGDDLLHHHHGSHGSSSGDPAEYNLRSRTVLCGTCGQPADKASASSSGAQVGGSISSGSSASSVTVTRSYRSVGGSGGGSFGDSLVTRSYLLGNSRPRTQNPQNCSIM from the exons ATGGAGACCCCGTCCCAGCGGCGCGCCACCCGCAGTGGGGCGCAGGCCGGCTCCACCCCGCTGTCGCCCACCCGCATCACCCGGCTGCAGGAGAAAGAGGACCTGCAGGAGCTCAATGACCGCTTGGCGGTCTACATCGACCGTGTGCGCTCGCTGGAGACGGAGAACGCAGGTCTGCGCCTTCGCATCACCGAGTCTGAGGAGGTGGTCAGCCGCGAAGTGTCAGGCATCAAGGCCGCCTACGAGGCAGAGCTCGGGGATGCCCGCAAGACCCTCGACTCGGTGGCCAAGGAGCGCGCCCGCCTGCAGCTGGAGCTGAGCAAAGTGCGCGAGGAGTTCAAGGAGCTCAAGGCACG CAATACCAAGAAGGAGGGAGACTTGATGGCTGCCCAGGCCCGGCTCAAGGACCTGGAGGCTCTGCTCAACTCCAAGGAGGCCGCACTGAGCACTGCTCTCAGTGAGAAACGCACGCTGGAGGGCGAGCTGCATGACCTGCGGGGGCAAGTGGCCAAG CTCGAGGCAGCCCTGGGTGAGGCCAAGAAGCAACTTCAGGATGAGATGCTGCGGCGGGTAGATGCTGAGAACAGGCTGCAGACCCTGAAGGAGGAGCTGGACTTCCAGAAGAACATCTACAGCGAG GAGCTTCGTGAGACCAAGCGCCGCCATGAGACGCGCCTGGTGGAGATTGATAATGGGAAGCAGCGTGAGTTTGAGAGCCGGCTGGCAGATGCCCTGCAGGAGCTGCGGGCCCAGCACGAGGACCAGGTGGAACAGTACAAGAAGGAACTGGAGAAGACCTATTCTGCCAAG CTGGATAATGCCAGGCAGTCAGCCGAGAGGAACAGCAACCTGGTGGGGGCCGCCCACGAGGAGCTGCAGCAGTCCCGCGTCCGCATCGACAGCCTCTCCGCCCAGCTCAGCCAGCTCCAGAAGCAG CTGGCGGCCAAGGAAGCAAAGCTGCGGGACCTGGAGGACTCGCTGGCCCGTGAGCGGGACACCAGCCGGCGGCTGCTGGCGGACAAGGAGCGGGAGATGGCGGAAATGCGGGCAAGGATGCAACAGCAGCTGGACGAGTACCAGGAGCTGCTGGACATCAAGCTGGCCCTGGACATGGAGATCCACGCCTACCGCAAGCTCCTGGAGGGCGAGGAGGAGAG GCTACGcctgtcccccagccccacctcgcAGCGCAGCCGCGGCCGGGCCTCCTCCCACTCGTCCCAGACACAGAGTGGGGGCAGCATCGCCAAAAAGCGCAAGCTGGAGTCCACAGAGAGCCGCAGCAGCTTCTCCCAGCACGCTCGCACCAGCGGGCGCGTGGCCGTGGAGGAGGTGGATGAGGAGGGCAAGTTCGTACGCCTGCGCAACAAGTCCAATGAG GACCAGTCCATGGGCAACTGGCAGATCAAGCGCCAGAATGGAGATGATCCCCTGCTGACCTACCGCTTCCCACCAAAGTTCACTCTGAAGGCTGGTCAGGTGGTGACG ATCTGGGCTGCAGGAGCTGGGGCCACCCATAGCCCCCCTACCGACTTGGTGTGGAAGGCACAGAACACCTGGGGCTGCGGAAGCAGCCTGCGCACGGCTCTCATCAACTCCACTGGGGAA GAGGTGGCCATGCGCAAGCTGGTGCGCTCAGTGACTATGGTTGACGATGACGAGGATGAGGATGGAGATGACCTGCTCCATCATCACCAT GGCTCCCACGGCAGCAGCTCGGGGGACCCCGCCGAGTACAACCTGCGCTCACGCACCGTGCTGTGCGGGACGTGCGGGCAGCCTGCAGACAAGGCGTCTGCCAGCAGCTCGGGAGCCCAGGTGGGCGGATCCATCTCCTCTGGCTCCTCCGCCTCCAGTGTCACAGTCACACGCAGCTACCGCAGtgtggggggcagtgggggtggCAGCTTCGGGGACAGCCTGGTCACCCGCTCCTACCTCCTGGGCAACTCCAGACCCCGAACCCAG aACCCCCAGAACTGCAGCATCATGTAA